In Candidatus Cloacimonadota bacterium, the following are encoded in one genomic region:
- a CDS encoding acylphosphatase, whose translation MKKIKITISGRVQGVCFRYFAYELALKLNIKGYVKNLWNGDVEAVTIGSEQNVERFLKQIKIGPPASRIDKVELQEIPDSIDYDTFKITY comes from the coding sequence ATGAAGAAAATCAAAATCACCATTTCTGGCAGGGTGCAAGGCGTCTGCTTTCGTTATTTTGCTTATGAACTTGCTCTTAAGTTGAACATCAAAGGATATGTAAAAAATTTGTGGAATGGCGATGTTGAAGCGGTTACCATTGGCTCTGAACAAAATGTTGAAAGATTCTTAAAACAGATAAAAATCGGACCACCAGCATCAAGAATTGATAAGGTTGAACTACAAGAAATACCTGATTCAATAGATTATGATACATTCAAAATCACTTATTAA